In one Solanum dulcamara chromosome 1, daSolDulc1.2, whole genome shotgun sequence genomic region, the following are encoded:
- the LOC129890259 gene encoding 3'-5' exonuclease-like, whose amino-acid sequence MNLRIVQNEQQDNRYDLFDVHFHTDVIKTMVTCDPDMVTEWISEIESSHSGNRRLIAGLDVEWRPNFNRNQQNPVAVLQICVDRRCLIIQLLYCRSIPESLVNFLGNREYDFVGVGIDSDVEKLLEDYELSVGNVVDLRKIAADAYGMRNLRNAGLKELCNVVLGKEIFKPRSVTMGRWDSEWLSLNQIQYACLDAFVSSEIARHLNVGSSSSSSSGS is encoded by the coding sequence ATGAATCTCCGTATTGTACAAAACGAACAGCAAGACAATCGCTATGACCTCTTCGATGTTCACTTCCACACCGACGTAATCAAAACAATGGTAACTTGCGATCCCGATATGGTCACTGAATGGATCTCCGAAATCGAATCCTCTCACTCCGGAAATCGCCGTCTCATCGCCGGACTTGACGTGGAATGGCGTCCTAATTTCAACCGCAACCAGCAAAATCCAGTCGCCGTTCTCCAGATCTGCGTTGATCGGCGTTGCCTCATCATTCAACTCCTCTACTGCCGATCAATCCCGGAATCTCTGGTGAATTTCCTCGGGAATCGGGAGTATGATTTCGTTGGAGTTGGAATTGATAGCGATGTGGAGAAATTGTTGGAGGATTATGAGCTGAGTGTGGGGAATGTGGTGGATTTAAGAAAAATTGCAGCTGATGCTTATGGTATGAGGAATTTGAGGAATGCTGGGTTGAAGGAACTGTGTAATGTTGTTCTTGGTAAAGAGATTTTTAAGCCTAGATCTGTTACTATGGGTAGATGGGACAGTGAATGGTTGAGTTTGAATCAAATTCAGTATGCTTGTCTTGATGCTTTTGTTTCTTCTGAGATTGCAAGGCATTTGAATgttggttcttcttcttcttcttcttctgggTCCTGA
- the LOC129890249 gene encoding uncharacterized protein LOC129890249, whose protein sequence is MTLPNFDALRDLHDSANDMLHSPVIKREIAHQGQEKWTHEVSEISLRMLDVCGTTKDVLLLVKDHVHDLKSTFRRISVAENTTTENKFAPFHCHRKKLKKEMLKRLHSLKGMKNNTKCIDSSLSSIDNNKNNLMVVVNVLREVRVATMSILESLMALMSMPSPNSTRKTSKGYFGSKLLLRVNSLSSWEKCDAMTLQCANKRLEAVELAIEDLEGELQCIIRRLIRTRVSLLNLLTY, encoded by the coding sequence ATGACACTCCCAAATTTTGATGCTCTAAGAGACTTGCATGATTCTGCCAACGACATGCTTCACTCCCCGGTGATCAAACGAGAAATCGCACATCAAGGACAGGAGAAATGGACACACGAGGTTTCAGAAATATCGTTAAGGATGTTGGACGTTTGTGGTACCACCAAAGATGTCCTTTTGCTTGTTAAGGATCATGTCCATGATCTTAAGTCTACGTTCAGAAGAATCAGCGTTGCAGAAAACACGACAACAGAAAACAAGTTCGCGCCTTTTCATTGTCATAGGAAGAAGTTGAAGAAAGAGATGTTAAAGCGCTTGCATTCCTTAAAAGGAATGAAAAATAACACCAAGTGCATCGATTCATCGTTATCATcaatagataataataaaaataatcttaTGGTGGTTGTTAATGTATTAAGAGAAGTTAGAGTGGCAACAATGTCAATATTGGAATCTTTGATGGCACTTATGTCAATGCCAAGTCCTAATTCAACTCGGAAAACGAGTAAAGGATATTTCGGTTCAAAGTTATTGTTGAGGGTAAACAGTTTAAGTTCATGGGAAAAATGTGATGCGATGACATTGCAGTGTGCTAATAAAAGATTGGAAGCTGTGGAATTAGCCATCGAAGATCTTGAAGGTGAACTTCAATGTATTATTCGAAGATTGATTCGAACAAGAGTTTCACTATTAAATTTACTTACTTACtag
- the LOC129881537 gene encoding uncharacterized protein LOC129881537, whose translation MNETRKMTTILRNPSKFLHLCSKWVSDLDLKKLLLILPSIFLIAYVFFSSISKVSLTGGGSLAVFNPLSNSKSIFSRGGYVSGSGFPARFADEAERKRRKEELGRSRIAVCLVGGARRFELTGPSIIQKIVKVYPNSDLFVHSPLDSKAYKLSLLKSARRIAAVRIFRPQYIPETESQVRVLTAQNSPNGIQGLLQYFNLVEGCLTMIQDYQKQNNFTYDWIVRTRVDGYWSAPLGPENFVPGHYLVPPGSSYGGLNDRFGIGDYNMSVVALSRLSLIPKLDSAGHSQLNSESAFKAQLTTQQVPYLTMRLPFCVVTDRQYEFPPSHYGVPVAALSSRGPLSGAKCRPCTPACTGSCVEPAMNRLDKGWSWTDWANNSLELCDARSEWESGWEKVFDRVAGKKLAAARRRIDGLKLDQCVREFDEMKNKTAHWEAPSGSEICSLGLLDSP comes from the exons ATGAATGAAACTCGAAAAATGACAACTATTTTGAGAAATCCTTCAAAATTTCTTCATCTGTGTAGTAAATGGGTATCGGATCTCGATTTGAAGAAGTTATTATTGATATTACCATCAATTTTTCTCATTGCTTATGTGTTTTTCTCTTCCATTTCCAAAGTATCATTAACTGGTGGAGGAAGTTTAGCAGTATTCAACCCtttatcaaattcaaaatcaatTTTCAGTAGGGGAGGTTACGTTTCCGGGTCGGGTTTTCCGGCGAGATTTGCAGATGAAGCCGAGAGGAAACGGCGGAAGGAGGAGTTGGGTCGATCAAGAATAGCTGTGTGTTTAGTAGGTGGAGCTCGTAGGTTTGAACTTACTGGGCCTTCGATTATTCAGAAAATTGTTAAAGTTTATCCGAATTCTGATCTTTTTGTTCATAGTCCTTTGGATTCTAAAGCTTATAAGCTATCATTGTTGAAATCTGCTCGGAGAATCGCCGCTGTTAGAATTTTCCGGCCACAGTATATACCGGAAACTGAGTCACAGGTCCGAGTTCTCACAGCTCAAAACTCACCTAATGGCATACAA GGATTGCTGCAATATTTCAATTTGGTAGAGGGTTGTTTGACGATGATCCAAGACTACCAAAAGCAGAACAACTTCACATACGACTGGATAGTCCGAACTCGAGTTGATGGCTACTGGTCAGCTCCACTAGGCCCCGAAAACTTCGTCCCCGGGCACTACCTGGTCCCGCCAGGTTCCTCCTACGGAGGCCTAAATGATCGCTTTGGCATTGGCGACTACAACATGTCAGTGGTCGCTCTTTCGAGGCTCTCCTTGATTCCCAAGCTTGATTCAGCAGGGCATAGTCAACTCAACTCAGAAAGCGCATTCAAAGCCCAACTTACCACTCAACAAGTTCCTTACCTAACTATGCGCCTTCCCTTTTGTGTGGTAACGGATCGTCAGTACGAATTTCCACCCTCTCATTATGGTGTTCCGGTTGCAGCGCTTTCTAGCCGAGGTCCCTTGAGTGGGGCCAAGTGCCGGCCGTGCACGCCCGCTTGCACCGGGTCGTGCGTTGAGCCAGCCATGAATAGACTAGATAAAGGATGGAGTTGGACGGATTGGGCTAATAACTCACTCGAGCTCTGTGATGCTCGCAGTGAGTGGGAGAGCGGGTGGGAGAAAGTATTCGACAGAGTGGCCGGGAAAAAACTTGCTGCAGCTAGAAGAAGAATTGATGGTTTGAAATTAGATCAATGTGTGAGGGAATTTGATGAGATGAAGAATAAAACTGCACACTGGGAGGCTCCATCAGGGTCAGAAATTTGTAGTTTAGGTTTGTTGGACTCTCCCTAA